A region of Lycium barbarum isolate Lr01 chromosome 1, ASM1917538v2, whole genome shotgun sequence DNA encodes the following proteins:
- the LOC132632608 gene encoding uncharacterized protein LOC132632608 isoform X2, with the protein MSVPSVWNHLALLSRANSKESIEYILEAMWRTRKTGLDAADRQIIREMLQLPNDSDLDPLLVCLRLLIRKCVYENAKKDEIQKLFPAEVQPELQRLLTLLLQKFQKEWREDIAKDLVILPQLKAMTRSIWKEGSEIGDPAAIINLKFCESSVPCSFKVMQNLAMKKKMCRST; encoded by the exons ATGAGCGTTCCAAGTGTATGGAACCATTTAGCTCTTTTGTCGAGAGCCAATTCCAAAGAATCAATAGAATATATACTTGAAGCTATGTGGAGGACTCGCAAGACTGGGCTTGATGCTGCTGACCGCCAAATCATCCGTGAAATGCTTCAACTTCCTAATGATTCTGACCTCGACCCT CTTCTGGTGTGCCTTCGTCTTTTGATTCGCAAATGTGTTTATGAGAATGCCAAGAAGGATGAGATTCAAAAGTTGTTTCCTGCTGAGGTCCAACCCGAGTTGCAAAGACTATTAACACTTCTACTGCAAAAATTTCAAAAGGAGTGGCGTGAAGATATAGCTAAAGACCTG GTCATCTTGCCTCAACTGAAAGCAATGACACGGAGCATTTGGAAAGAGGGCAGTGAAATCGGAGACCCTGCAGCAATTATAAATTTAAAG TTTTGCGAAAGCTCTGTTCCATGCAGCTTCAAGGTGATGCAAAATCTAGCCATGAAGAAAAAGATGTGCCGTTCCACTTGA
- the LOC132632608 gene encoding uncharacterized protein LOC132632608 isoform X1 — MSVPSVWNHLALLSRANSKESIEYILEAMWRTRKTGLDAADRQIIREMLQLPNDSDLDPLLVCLRLLIRKCVYENAKKDEIQKLFPAEVQPELQRLLTLLLQKFQKEWREDIAKDLVILPQLKAMTRSIWKEGSEIGDPAAIINLKLQGDAKSSHEEKDVPFHLTKDTLETMLKSMYSLRAELSDDVSL; from the exons ATGAGCGTTCCAAGTGTATGGAACCATTTAGCTCTTTTGTCGAGAGCCAATTCCAAAGAATCAATAGAATATATACTTGAAGCTATGTGGAGGACTCGCAAGACTGGGCTTGATGCTGCTGACCGCCAAATCATCCGTGAAATGCTTCAACTTCCTAATGATTCTGACCTCGACCCT CTTCTGGTGTGCCTTCGTCTTTTGATTCGCAAATGTGTTTATGAGAATGCCAAGAAGGATGAGATTCAAAAGTTGTTTCCTGCTGAGGTCCAACCCGAGTTGCAAAGACTATTAACACTTCTACTGCAAAAATTTCAAAAGGAGTGGCGTGAAGATATAGCTAAAGACCTG GTCATCTTGCCTCAACTGAAAGCAATGACACGGAGCATTTGGAAAGAGGGCAGTGAAATCGGAGACCCTGCAGCAATTATAAATTTAAAG CTTCAAGGTGATGCAAAATCTAGCCATGAAGAAAAAGATGTGCCGTTCCACTTGACAAAAGACACTTTAGAAACAATGTTGAAGTCAATGTACTCTCTAAGGGCCGAACTGTCTGACGATGTGAGTTTATAG